In Enoplosus armatus isolate fEnoArm2 chromosome 2, fEnoArm2.hap1, whole genome shotgun sequence, one DNA window encodes the following:
- the keap1b gene encoding kelch-like ECH-associated protein 1B, whose product MTECLTECKALVTPSTRNGHRVFSYTLESHTAAAFAIMNELRLERQLCDVTLRVRYKDLEAVDFVAHKVVLASSSPVFRAMFTNGLKECGMELVPIEGIHPRVMDRLIEFAYTASISVGEKCVIHVMNGAVMYQIDSVVKACCDFLVQQLDPSNAIGIANFAEQIGCTELHQKAREYIYMNFSQVATQEEFFNLSHCQLVTLISRDELNVRCESEVFQACVAWVRYDRENRRPYVQALLQAVRCHSLTPNFLQAQLQSLEWDPQCKDYLAQIFQDLTLHKPTKVISCRTPKVPQLIYTAGGYFRQSLSYLEAYNPCTGAWLRLADLQVPRSGLAACVISGLFYAVGGRNNAPDGNMDSNALDCYNPMNNCWLPCAPMSVPRNRIGVGVIDGMIYAVGGSHGCIHHNSVERYDPERDQWQLVAPMLTRRIGVGVTVINRLLYAVGGFDGANRLSSCECYNPERDEWKTMAPMNTVRSGAGVCSLGNQIFVMGGYDGTNQLNTVERYDVETDTWSFAASMRHRRSALGVTALHGRIYVMGGYDGNTFLDSVECYDPEKDTWSEVTHMTSGRSGVGVAVTMEPCQKELPQCQNSERENGAASPAYQSANSGFSSHHNQRHSGPFGKGT is encoded by the exons ATGACAGAGTGCCTGACAGAATGCAAAGCGCTGGTGACTCCGTCCACGCGCAACGGCCACCGCGTCTTCAGCTACACACTAGAAAGCCACACGGCGGCCGCCTTCGCCATCATGAACGAGCTGCGTCTGGAGCGTCAGCTCTGCGACGTCACGCTGCGCGTGCGCTACAAAGACCTGGAGGCGGTGGACTTTGTGGCTCACAAGGTGGTGTTGGCCTCCTCGTCGCCGGTCTTCAGGGCCATGTTCACCAACGGCCTGAAGGAGTGCGGTATGGAGTTGGTGCCCATCGAGGGGATCCATCCCAGG GTTATGGACCGGCTGATAGAGTTTGCCTACACAGCCAGCATCTCTGTAGGGGAGAAGTGTGTGATTCACGTGATGAACGGCGCCGTCATGTACCAGATCGACAGCGTGGTCAAGGCCTGCTGTGATTTCCTCGTCCAGCAGCTCGACCCCAGCAACGCCATTGGCATCGCCAATTTTGCCGAGCAGATTGGTTGCACAGAGCTCCACCAGAAGGCCCGCGAGTACATCTACATGAACTTCAGCCAG GTGGCGACCCAGGAGGAGTTTTTCAACTTGTCCCACTGCCAGCTGGTCACCCTCATCAGCCGCGATGAGCTCAACGTGCGCTGTGAGTCCGAAGTCTTCCAGGCATGTGTGGCCTGGGTACGCTACGACCGGGAGAACCGGCGACCGTACGTCCAGGCCCTACTCCAGGCTGTCCGCTGCCATTCCCTCACCCCCAACTTCCTGCAGGCCCAGCTGCAGTCTCTGGAATGGGACCCCCAGTGTAAAGACTACCTGGCTCAGATCTTCCAGGATCTCACCCTCCACAAACCCACCAAAGTCATTTCTTGCCGAACGCCCAAGGTGCCGCAGCTCATCTACACAGCAGGGGGATATTTCCGTCAGTCCCTCAGCTACCTGGAGGCGTATAACCCCTGCACAGGAGCCTGGCTGAGGCTAGCTGACTTGCAAGTACCCCGCAGTGGCCTAGCAGCCTGTGTGATCAGTGGGCTTTTCTACGCCGTTGGGGGAAGAAACAACGCGCCCGATGGCAACATGGACTCGAATGCGCTGGACTGCTACAATCCCATGAACAACTGCTGGCTGCCGTGCGCACCAATGAGCGTACCCAGGAACCGAATCGGAGTCGGTGTCATCGATGGCATGATATATGCGGTTGGTGGATCACATGGGTGCATTCATCACAATAGTGTTGAAAG GTATGATCCAGAAAGGGACCAGTGGCAGCTGGTAGCCCCCATGTTGACACGGCGTATCGGTGTGGGTGTTACGGTCATCAACCGGCTGCTTTACGCTGTGGGGGGGTTTGACGGGGCCAACCGGCTCAGCTCCTGTGAGTGCTACAACCCTGAGAGGGATGAGTGGAAGACCATGGCCCCCATGAACACTGTGCGCTCCGGAGCTG GTGTGTGCTCACTGGGCAATCAGATCTTTGTGATGGGCGGCTACGATGGTACCAACCagctgaacacagtggagcgCTATGATGTGGAAACTGATACGTGGAGCTTTGCTGCCTCCATGAGGCACCGACGCAGTGCTCTGGGAGTCACTGCATTACATGGACGCATCTATGTAATGG GAGGATATGATGGCAACACTTTCCTGGACAGTGTGGAGTGTTACGACCCAGAGAAGGACACCTGGTCGGAGGTGACACACATGACGTCAGGGCGCAGCGGCGTGGGTGTGGCCGTTACCATGGAGCCGTGCCAGAAAGAACTGCCACAGTGTCAGAACTCTGAGAGGGAGAACGGTGCTGCGTCACCGGCCTATCAGTCAGCCAACTCCGGTTTTAGCTCTCACCACAATCAGCGGCACAGCGGGCCCTTCGGCAAAGGCACATGA